One Microtus pennsylvanicus isolate mMicPen1 chromosome 10, mMicPen1.hap1, whole genome shotgun sequence genomic window, CCACTCTTGGCAGCAAGTGAGCGCATTGGCATTTGACATTCCTCCTTAAGCATCCATCTGATTCCCTCATGGCTACACTTGACCTGCCCAGATGAGGACAAAGCttcagacgggggggggggagggggatcagAATAGGACGACCTCGTGGAACCCTGCCAGAAAAACGACCAACTGATGACACAAAGCAAAACCACTCTTCTCTCCATCCAAAAACAGCGAGAAGAGGAAAGGGCGGCAGTTCCTCAGAGATAAGGGAGGGGTCGGAATATGGAAATTGTTGGAACAAGAGGTTAAGAAGGGCATCGAGAAACCTGTCACCatactgcttttattttgtggttATTGTTTTTACAGGATCACATGTATTGCAATCTGCTCTCAAAttccctatgtagctgaggaaCTTTGAACCCctgctccttctccctccatctcccaggtgctgggattacaggcatgtgttgtCACGCCCAGTTTTATGCTGGCCTGGGAACTGACCCTTCTGAGTGCTAGCCCAGCAGTCTAGCAACTGAGCAACATGCCCAGCCCCCACACTGCTCCTTCAGACTGCTTCCCTTCTTACCTGCTCCGTTTGCCATTTTTCTGGACAAACCTTGGTCTGTACGcgctaaaaaagaaaacagataataaaCGTAGTGGAGTCTAAAACAAAACCAGTCAAACAGGTTCTTCATGCAGCGCTCTTGATCTAAAATATTCAGCAAAGACAACTCAGAGCCTAAGCCTGACTGAAGGAGGGAAGTTCTCTGTCACACTTAGATGGTGGTGCCACCTTGTTGGTAgacctggtgggggaggggacaatgGGACAAGATGGGGATGACACAACAGGGGGGACTCTTTTTGAGACATAAACATACTATCATATTCATaagaatatttttacatttatttatttggcagaTTTTGTGCCATGGCactcatgcagaggccagagaacaactttcaggagtggTTTTCTCTCTTTCAGCTTGTGAGTCCTGACCACTGATTTCAGGGCCTCAGGCTAGGTGGCAGGCatctttgtccactgagccatccccaacCAAATGCCATTATTTTCACATTCAAATATTACAAGTGACTGGAGTTCTCTGTAGTTCCACTGGAGGAGATAATATGTCTGGTAATTACTGGTTTTGTTCTGTTAagggcttttggttttgtttttgcttgttttagagagtttcactgtgtagcttaaGCTAGCCCCAAACTTAAAATccatctgcctcagtttcctagtaTTGGGTTTATAGGAGTCCCATCACATTCAGCTTTATAAATTATTGTTCTAATTTCCCACAGAAGCAATAAAAAGTGAAGTCATTGCCATAGCTAGACACATTTCCAATATTCCAAGCTCTCTGGCAGAGCCGCCTTGAACACGgtgcttctgtttcctcttgGGCCATGATATGTGTTTAATGACTAGTGCATTCTCAGGCTGTTTAGAAACTTGCTGGCTGTTCTCATGGGTTGGTCCAACCCTAGATTCACAGTCAAAGCCATGATAGTCAAGGTTCTTACATGACAAACATTCTCAGGAGAGAAGATGAACAAGAAAGACTGTCTTGTGGTGGAATGGGGGATCCTCACATGGTGTCAAGTGGAGGCTGGATGCTCACATCTGTGGCATTATAGGAAGACGTCTCCTGCTATAGTGAGGAAGTTCCTTGCATCTCTGAGACTCTGTAATCTACTTGTAAATCATCATGGAGACATAGGATGTTGGGAAATATTGGGTCGTGAGACAGAGCGTATTCAACGTCGACGGTGACAGAGGAGTCAGTCCATAAAGAGCCTGACAGCTCTTCAGGagccaaagaacaaagaaaaattggTAGCTCCTGCCTTGTTGTCACAAATGCTCAATTCTCTAAATCCCCCATTGTGTCAGGAGTATGGCCAAGGCTTCCAACAATAGACGTGTTGGGGCCTGAGAGCAGAGATCCCTGCTCCTAGGAGGGAGAACCGCACTCATTGACTGGTGGTGGGATGGTAGTCAGCTTCTTTTTGCTCTGAAAGGAAGAGAGGTTTTTAATCATTTACATGTGTTTTTCCTCACAGCTCAAAACTTACACAATATTCTGCAAAACCTAGAAGCAACCACTGACAGTTTTAACCTTTCTCAAGATTCTCTTAGAACTTGACAAATTTTAACTCAAAATTTTAACCCCAAATGTACAAACTCCAGAAGATAAAAAAGCAGGAGCTTTCTTCTTCAGATGAATGTATTAATTGGTTTAGGATTCAGATTGTACTCTATTTATAATGAAACATTACTCATCCACCAACTATCTTAGTTGGTTTTCTAGCAAATagatgttgtagaatattagtttaaggtgtgttacatttgtttatgctgtggaacatttgtttaatgatgcaaagatgtgttgcattctttatGTTGTATTGttcaactctgtgaagctgtgttactttgtctgtctaaaagacctgattggtctaataaagagctgaacaaccagtagttaggcaggagaaaggataggcagggctgacaggcagagagaataaatagaaggagaaatttgGGAGGAAAAgatcaagaaatgaaaaagaggaggggaggaagactctaggagccagccacccagctacacagcaagtcatggagaaagaagtaaagaaagaaatacagaaatagagaaatgtaaaagcccagaggcaaaaggtacactggataagttaagaaaagctgtctagaaacaagccaagctaaggctgggggcattcataagaaaaaataagcctctgcgtgtgatttatttgagagctgggtggtaggccccTAAGGGtccaaaagaacaaagagtaagAACCAACCAACAACACATGGATTGGTCCTACAAGTACCTAGTACCACACATGTACAGTATCCCTTGGATTGGGCTCAAGTCCATGGCTGTCAAGAAAAGGCAAGTTCCTGCCCACATGGCTTCTGAGCCTTCTCCAGGTGCCACTGATACTTGCTGTGATCAGCTTGAGTAACTAGTAAATCAGACACAGAAAATGACCTTTCAAGACTATGCCATCAGCTCTGTGACATGGGGCCATTctgtcttttctattgctgtttcCCACGAGCCAGATTGGAGCCTAAAACACACCAGACATTTAGCGCACGTCTAAGGAATGAGTTTGTCGTCTGTGCCATCAAAAGCTtgtctcctgcttctccttccccGTCCTTATCTCAAGCCCTATTTTCCAAAGGCATCTACTTGTAAACATTTCATGTCTGAGAAGTGAAGTTTGAAGGAGGAGGACTTTCTTCTCATTCAGATAGAAGAATGGTTGTGAAAAGTGGGACAATTGACAGATATTTTCTCCATAGAGGGGGATATTGTACCAGGCCTTCCGGTGATCCCAACATGAGGGTCGAGCAGCTTCTAAATGGAACCGACATGGCAGACACAGTAAACAAAAGTCTTGGGAGCTGCAGCAAGGGGACCGCAAGGGGCCCCCTAGAGCCCTTCATGACACTCACCTTGAGACCTTCTTCTCCAGATCAGAACGCCAACTCCAGCCAGGACAATGGTGAGGATTATGGTCCCAGAGACCGCCTTCACTACTAGAAGAAGGATTTCTGATTCTGTAAGCAAATGAGAAAAACCTCCAAGATGCTTCTCCTGTCTGCATTAACTGCATCACTGTGATCACCGGAAGCTCTGCCATCAGCTCTTCTCCCTCATCACCTGGTGACAAGTGGACTATGTGCCTATgctatcttctatttatttacttatttagtccCAAGTCAGGGTTTCTACGTGTAGTCCTGCCTGCCCTGGAAcactctctatagaccaggctgggctcgaactcagagattcacctgcctctgactcctgagacagagagagcaagaaagagagagaataaaaataaaaactttaataatCATTCAAAGAAAAAACTGTTGCTATTGTTCCGCCCACCTGGTGAGGCAGTGACCCATTCTCCCTTCCTGGCAGGCGTCACAGCTTCTTATCTCTTTCCTCAGACTTACTCCCCAGACAGTCATCGCCCCCACACTTACCCTGAGGAGCCTCAAAAACCATTTGGAGGCCACAGTGCTCCACATGACAAGAATAAACGTCTTTGCTCTGAGGATTCAGATCAACCGACACCCACGTTTGATAGGTTCCATCTCCACTGGGAAGCACGCCTCCATGATCCACTTCTTGGGCAATTTCTTCCCCATTTTTCATCCACGTCATGAAAATTTCTGGTGGGTAGAAGCCATGAGCTCTGCAGAAGAGAGTTGTAATCCCCGGAAACGTTTCCTTTCGACTTGTTCTTACCACCGGAGGTTCTAGAGAGAAGCAGCCACAGGAAAGTGAGGTGGGGGATCTTGGGTACTGAACATACAGTATTCAAACAGAGCCACGTTCTCCTGTCAACTTTCTTTGCAGcaagaaatatctcaaaatgaGAATGAACCAGAGCCCAGATTCATCAACAGCAAATATGTATTTTGTAGACTTTCTTCTATGGAATAGGCTGGGGAACACATGGAGGTGAACCTTGTTTTGTCCCTGAGGGGAGAAAGAGCACATAGCTTCAAGTGTTTGGAGAGAGTATCAGAGCTGCCAACTGTGCACCTTTGAAATACCCTTGTGTGACAAGGAAAAGTAAGTCACAACATGTGTAAATGATTGTCTTGATAAGTAATTCACCAAGAGATTGGGGAGCAGAATGCAACAGATCCCTGATCTGTGTTTGGTGACAATAAAAACacacagtgaactccaggtcCATGGGGCTCTGAACTGCACCGTGCTATCAGATTGGTACTCTGAGAGGCACAATCCGATACAAGCACATGTCATAGCTCATGTGCCCTCAGAGAAGCTACAGAAGTTAATATCACAGAAGGGCTCTAACAATGACGAGAGAGGGAGGGGACATCATCTCTATGCCCAAAGATAATTGAACTCATAATCTccctacctcagccttctgagtgttaGGATTGCAGGTATGTTACACCATGCCCCGTCCAGGGTTATCCATTGGTGAGCTtgcttcctctttcatttttccatatggTGTTGTCTTAACATTTCCAGCTCGACCTGGTCATGGAGCTGTATCCGAACCAAGCACACTGTCCGGAGGACCTTTTTACCCATCTGTGAGACTTGCCTCCTCATCTCTGCCTTCATTGCCTTACATTGTGGATACAGGTAAGAGCCTTCCTCTCAGACCTACCTCCCTTGTCTTTAACCTGAAACATGGGGTTTAGTTGTAGGAAAAGTCTTTCCAACATACAAAATAGAATACTGCCAAGagcatttaattaattattttattttatttgcttgtttacttattttactaTGCTTGCAAGAAATGAATCTACCTCCCAAGACACAGGTTCTTACCAAAGGCTGAGATACCTCTGTGACTCAAGTTAGGGAATGGGAACCACATACACTTAAGTCAAACTTTCCACATTCTTCCCACACAACCCAGGTTCCTCTTAGTTGATCCAGAGTTTTCGAGCCAAGCAGAACCAACAAAATTAGCTAGTGACGTCTAAACCTCAATTCTTAGCGACTCTGTGTTTTCCTACTATTTGCCCAGGGATGCAAGGACAAGCAGCAGACCAGGAAACTTGGGACAAAAGCTGCTGGTGTGCTTGGAACATaaaatgtccctcacaggctcatgtgttgtATCCATGCTTTCTAGATGTTGGTGTTATTTTGCCAGATTTTGAAAATGCTAAGAGGTGGGTCTAGCTAAGGGAAGTAGGTCCCCGTGGGGAATCCCTGAGGGCtgtatgtggtgatattttgtgctggaacaaataaagcttgcctgaagatcagagagcggggctagccacactagttagccatagaggccaagcagtggtggcacacacctttaattgcagcactcaggagacaagacactgtgagttcaaggccatttgggctatacaagattgaaccagtctaaaagagaaacagagctcagacaaaggtgatctcagcactagggaggtggagacaggagtgatagactgggcagagagaggaatataaggtgggaggagacaggagctctgaGCAAtttagtctgaggacttgtagacaCAGGATACtccattcggtctgaggattggctggttgctctgcttctctgatctttcagctttcatccccacccccacccccatatctgactcttggtttttattactaagaccaCTTAGAATTTGTACTACAGCTGTATCTTGCCTTGGCTcctctcccttctgcttcctgtccactctGATGTAAACTGCTTTGCCACACCCTTCCCATCAGGATGGAcccaaacctctgaaattgtgaaCAACCTttcctgcttttttaaaaagtttttttctacttttaagtTATTTGTCAAACCGATATAGCTATGTGGCAGACATCCTCACATCAGAAAGCAAACTATTTCTCCTTTTCCTATCTGATAAGACTCAGCCTAAAACATCTTAGTGGTTAAGGGTGGCCAAGACTGGCCAAATCTAGGCTATCAGACATTTCAGTCAGGTGACAGTAATATTTAATATGTGAGCAGAGTCAAAAGCTTAGCATGTGTTTTCATCCATATTATTCTCACTAACTTCTTTAAAGTAGGCACTATTACCCTATTTTACTCAAAACTGTGACTTAGCTGGCCTACCTTCTAGAAGCTTCACTTGTTCCTGACAGGAGAGACTCCTCCTGCCAAATAACAGCACGTTTGGGGACATAAATGCACCCCTCTATAACATGGGCTCAGATGAAGTGTTCATCTTAATTCCTCTTCGACCATCACTCAAACAGCGTGCAACAGCCAGGGTCTCTTTGTGGCCCCCGGATGTAGCCTCTGACCCTCTGTGGTCTGCCTAGGCCTTCGCACTCTCTCTAGAACTGTTCTGCCCCTAGTTTCCAGCTGGACTGCCTCAGGGAGagagcagcagctgaggaagtACTGCAGTCCTGCCTGTGGCCACACCTTTCACCTTAAGGATCCCCTTTCAACAAACCAACTCTTGCTGGGCTCTGCTAGCGATGTCTCCTCTTCCTGCCCTTCAGATCGTACTGGGGCAATGGTGTTCTCATACTTCACCTCTCCAGAATCTTCACCACCCCTTGTTGGGATCCCCACTAGACCCCTTGTGAAGGATCCCTGGTTGAATCTCCTCAATTAGACCATGCTGGCTGTGCCATTAGTCATTGCCAAAACTTTGTTGCCCAGTACAAATCTTTGAAGCTTTTTCTGATGGTCACAGTGATTAGGAAAAGAGGTCACAAATGATCCAACTCAGGCCAGTCACAGTTctcttgagatttatttatttaggtgacAAGTACTCAGAGACAGTAGCCTGTCTTGCAGAATGGAGAAGCCATGAAGATGTGACATTTGTGCTGGTCCCTTcatcccctgcctccacccctccCCTGGAGAAAAGCTTTCAAATATGGTTTTGGTTCCTTAGGTCTTCATGCTATTCTGATTCCTGTTTTCTAATAGGATCTGCTCGAGTCTGTTAGAAGCAGATGTGTTAACTGCAACCATTGAGCATAGCTTTGATAGTTATTCTGCAAGTAGGGAGGAAAGCCACCGTGAGGCTCTAATCATTTGCCTCCAAAGCCTGCATTTGGACACACAGCACATGCTTACAACTATGGTCCAGACCCCTCCTCTCCACCCCGGGCTTGTCCCTCCGGTTAGACATTACTCTTCCGGGAAAGGTCAACAGTGTTCAGGGATTTCCAGAAATATTTGAATCGTCCCATCGAACACGAAACATTCTGCGTTCTGTTGAAGTTGACCAAAAGGCTCGTGTATTTACAGCAGGAGACAAGCTGTGTACCTAGAAGAATCGTCCTGTTAACCCCGAGTTTCTTGGGAAGCCAGTCTTCCTAAACCCTTCCTCATAGGCCAGCTTTTCACTCTCACCCAGTGAACGCTGCTTCTTAAATAATTTGTAACAACTCTCCCACTCTCAAAAGTTTTCCCAACCTCTCCCTGGCAGGAACGGaggattttttttgaaagaggtGCCCTTGGAGGCACCACATTCTGTCA contains:
- the LOC142858692 gene encoding major histocompatibility complex class I-related protein 1 isoform X3 is translated as MAENLAPDHWERYTQLLRSWQQTFKKELKGLQKHYNHSGLRTYQRMIGCELLEDGSTTGFLQYAYDGQDFIVFNKDTLSWVAVDNVAQITKRTWEANLHELQYQKNWVEKECIAWLKRFLEYGKDTLERTEPPVVRTSRKETFPGITTLFCRAHGFYPPEIFMTWMKNGEEIAQEVDHGGVLPSGDGTYQTWVSVDLNPQSKDVYSCHVEHCGLQMVFEAPQESEILLLVVKAVSGTIILTIVLAGVGVLIWRRRSQEQKEADYHPTTSQ